In Bacteroidota bacterium, the sequence GCCGCAGATTCCTTTTTACGCGAACCGGAAATCAGCCACCGGACATATTTATACCTATGGCTTGATGGAGATTCACGAGTACAATTTAAAGATGCAGGAAGAAATGATCGCTGAAATTGAAAAAGCAAAACCCCTGTTCCTTGTGTTTTGCAATGTTCCGTTCTCATGGTTGAGCAAACCAAATTCACCCATGAAAATATTTGAATGGTATAATAAATACGCAACAGAGAATTATAACATTGTCGGGTTAGTGGATATTCCCGACCAGGGACCCAGCAGTTATTACTGGAACGCAGATGCGCAGCGCCAGCCAAAGAACAAGAACTCTGTTTGGGTGTTTAAGAGGAAGGAGAAAATCACACAATGATTCGCAAACAACGCTTTGAAAATATAATTGATTACTTCAGCACACACATGCCTGCTGCTGCAACTGAGTTGGAATACACCAATCCTTATGAGCTTATTGTTTCTACCATTCTTTCTGCCCAGTGCACCGATAAGCGCGTGAACATGACCACGCCCGCGCTGTTTAAAAAATTCCCTACTGTTCAATCTCTTTCTAAATCATCTCCTGAAAAGGTTTTTCCTTTTATCAAAAGTATTTCTTATCCCAACAACAAATCAAGGCATCTGGTAGGCATGGCTAAACTGCTGGTGAAAGATTTTGGCGGTGTGGTTCCTTCTGATGTAAATGAATTAGTGAGACTTCCCGGTGTG encodes:
- the nth gene encoding endonuclease III, which gives rise to MIRKQRFENIIDYFSTHMPAAATELEYTNPYELIVSTILSAQCTDKRVNMTTPALFKKFPTVQSLSKSSPEKVFPFIKSISYPNNKSRHLVGMAKLLVKDFGGVVPSDVNELVRLPGVGRKTANVVASVVYHKPTMAVDTHVFRVSARIGLTVNAKNPFQTEMQLVKYIPENKVAIAHHWLILHGRYVCVARNPKCAECGIKEFCKFYGNKKSFNN